In Helianthus annuus cultivar XRQ/B chromosome 3, HanXRQr2.0-SUNRISE, whole genome shotgun sequence, a single window of DNA contains:
- the LOC110929920 gene encoding NAC transcription factor 25: MEATDHHSSTSSQQPYLPPGFRFHPTDEELVVHYLKKKAASAPLPAAIIAEVDLYKFDPWELPAKAAFGEQEWYFFSPRDRKYPNGARPNRAATSGYWKATGIDKPVLTAGGTQKVGVKKALVFYGGKPPKGVKTNWIMHEYRLTDGKSICSPPPAYDPAKSKGSLRLDDWVLCRIYKKSNTPRPVEGDGQGGGDLTIASPLPCRSYNHHWFMKPTGSGTEYNSILEQDHEHNNLLLDNMLNSNTGNDNHHHNTFFNTSNLLPVKRSTLSGLSWNEEVNTGNSSSSAAYTKMFLTDGSNTDRSPMDTQAELPQLQLQLQQQQQQQTMMLAPGESVFAQQYQLPEMKWYN; encoded by the exons ATGGAAGCTACTGATCATCATTCATCTACGTCGTCGCAACAACCGTATCTTCCGCCCGGCTTCCGGTTTCACCCCACCGATGAAGAGCTTGTGGTTCACTACCTTAAGAAAAAAGCCGCATCCGCCCCGCTTCCAGCCGCCATCATCGCCGAAGTCGATCTCTATAAGTTCGATCCGTGGGAGCTTCCAG CTAAGGCGGCGTTTGGCGAACAAGAGTGGTATTTCTTCAGTCCGAGGGACAGAAAGTACCCGAACGGAGCTCGCCCTAACAGGGCGGCTACGTCCGGGTACTGGAAGGCTACTGGGATCGATAAACCGGTGTTGACGGCTGGTGGTACACAGAAAGTTGGTGTTAAGAAAGCTCTTGTTTTCTATGGTGGTAAGCCACCAAAAGGTGTGAAGACTAACTGGATCATGCATGAGTATCGACTCACTGATGGTAAATCCATCTGCTCACCACCACCTGCCTATGATCCCGCCAAAAGTAAAGGATCTTTACGg TTGGATGATTGGGTTTTGTGTCGAATCTACAAGAAGTCCAACACGCCGAGGCCGGTGGAAGGTGACGGGCAAGGCGGCGGTGATCTCACCATAGCATCTCCACTGCCATGTAGGtcatacaaccaccactggtttATGAAACCAACCGGAAGTGGCACAGAGTATAACTCAATATTGGAGCAAGATCATGAACACAACAACCTCTTGCTTGACAACATGCTAAACTCCAACACTGGCAATGAcaaccaccatcacaacaccttCTTTAACACCTCGAATCTCCTTCCCGTGAAGCGATCCACCTTATCCGGTTTGTCTTGGAATGAAGAGGTTAATACAGGTAATTCATCATCATCAGCAGCATACACCAAGATGTTTCTAACGGACGGTAGTAACACCGACAGAAGCCCGATGGATACACAAGCGGAGTTACCGCAATTACAACTGCAActgcaacagcaacagcaacagcaaacCATGATGTTGGCTCCTGGAGAAAGCGTTTTCGCACAGCAGTATCAGTTGCCGGAGATGAAATGGTACAATTAG